The following proteins are co-located in the Streptomyces bottropensis ATCC 25435 genome:
- a CDS encoding bifunctional GNAT family N-acetyltransferase/acetate--CoA ligase family protein, with protein sequence MTDDERNLPMVHALLADGTTVCIRAVTPRDRQQIQGLYEEMSPENLRMRFFAASRLSATAAADRACAPPRPGYRALLAETHGQVIGLAEYETGEDKESAEISIAVAEGLHHRGVGTLLVEHLVSAARVEGISTFTADALSENHEVLRLFADLGLRTARHFEGPEVRCTIELAESEAYLSTVETRGRAADVASLVPLLRPDAIAVVGAGRRPGSVGRALLHHLHAGGYTRHLYAVNPAAGSILGVPSHPSAGALPRVPDLAVLAVPAAVVSAIAEECGKAGVRALLVVTAGLDADQARALLAACRSYGMRLVGPNCLGICNTDPELRLDATFAAGHPRPGTAGVAVQSGGVGIALLDGLSRLGIGVSSFASLGDKYDVSGNDMLQWWESDHRTDLALLHLESFGNPRAFSRTARRVTRRMPVLTVDAGRTEAGRRAAASHTAAAATRTMTRGALFTQAGITATRSTGELLETAALMHSQPLPAGSRVAIVTNAGGAGVLAADACAEAGLSLPAPTPELIEDLLAVLPDGAAVGNPVDATAAVTEEQLTDCVDRTMRHPGIDAVLLALVPTAVAEATGDDLIRSLTDALGHRGRPVAAVRLEQDLPVRLLPAADGGTIPSYAEPGAAARALAHAARRSAWLNRPEGTIPTLDQVDSARAHAVAEAYLTAHADGGWLDPRTCAELLACYGIPQLPWAWAETEDDAVLAAERLRGADGRVVLKAHWPGLLHKSEQRAVHLDLQGDAQVRAAFRDFETRFAGLMTGAVVQPLAARGTELFAGVVQDQVFGPLVLFGLGGTATEVLADHAARLAPLTDHDVHDLITAPRCAPLLFGTHGGRPVDLEGLEQLLLRLSRMASDLPQLAEADFNPVLATPGEVTVLDARVRLLPSLPRDPYLRRLR encoded by the coding sequence ATGACGGACGACGAGCGCAACCTCCCCATGGTTCACGCCCTGCTCGCGGACGGCACAACTGTGTGCATCCGAGCCGTGACGCCGCGAGACCGTCAACAGATCCAGGGGTTGTACGAGGAGATGTCCCCGGAGAATCTCCGGATGCGGTTCTTCGCCGCGAGCCGACTCTCCGCCACGGCGGCAGCCGACCGGGCCTGTGCGCCACCGCGCCCCGGATACCGGGCGCTCCTGGCTGAGACGCATGGCCAGGTGATCGGCCTGGCCGAGTACGAGACCGGCGAGGACAAGGAATCGGCCGAGATCTCCATCGCCGTGGCCGAGGGACTGCACCACCGGGGCGTCGGCACCCTCCTCGTCGAACATCTGGTCTCGGCTGCCCGCGTGGAAGGCATCAGCACGTTCACCGCCGACGCGCTCAGCGAGAATCACGAAGTGCTCCGGCTCTTCGCCGATCTGGGACTGCGTACAGCCCGCCACTTCGAGGGCCCAGAGGTGCGCTGCACCATCGAACTCGCCGAGTCTGAGGCGTATCTGTCCACGGTGGAGACACGCGGCCGGGCCGCAGATGTCGCCAGCCTGGTGCCCCTGCTGCGGCCGGACGCCATCGCGGTGGTCGGTGCCGGGCGCAGGCCCGGGTCGGTGGGACGGGCTCTCCTGCACCATCTGCACGCGGGCGGTTACACCCGGCATCTGTATGCCGTGAATCCCGCCGCCGGTTCGATCCTCGGAGTCCCCTCCCACCCGTCGGCGGGTGCCCTGCCCAGGGTTCCCGACCTCGCGGTGCTCGCCGTGCCGGCCGCCGTGGTCTCCGCGATCGCCGAGGAGTGCGGCAAGGCGGGCGTACGCGCCCTGCTCGTCGTCACCGCCGGGCTGGACGCGGATCAGGCCCGGGCCCTGTTGGCCGCCTGCCGCTCGTACGGCATGCGGCTGGTGGGCCCCAACTGCCTCGGCATCTGCAACACCGACCCGGAGCTGAGGCTCGACGCGACCTTCGCCGCCGGCCATCCGCGTCCGGGCACGGCCGGTGTCGCCGTGCAGTCCGGCGGCGTCGGCATCGCCCTGCTCGACGGGCTGTCCCGGCTGGGCATCGGCGTCTCCTCCTTCGCCTCTCTCGGCGACAAGTACGACGTCAGCGGCAACGACATGCTCCAGTGGTGGGAGAGCGACCACCGTACCGATCTCGCGCTGCTGCACCTGGAGTCGTTCGGCAACCCGCGCGCCTTCTCCCGCACCGCCCGGCGCGTCACCCGTCGTATGCCCGTGCTCACCGTGGACGCGGGCCGCACCGAGGCGGGGCGACGTGCCGCCGCCTCCCACACCGCGGCCGCCGCCACCCGCACCATGACCCGCGGGGCCCTGTTCACGCAGGCCGGCATCACCGCGACCCGGTCGACCGGTGAGCTCCTGGAGACCGCCGCTCTGATGCACTCCCAGCCGCTGCCCGCGGGATCGCGCGTGGCGATCGTCACCAATGCGGGCGGAGCCGGTGTCCTCGCCGCCGACGCCTGCGCCGAGGCCGGGCTGTCCCTGCCCGCGCCGACCCCGGAACTGATTGAGGACCTGCTCGCCGTCCTCCCGGACGGCGCGGCCGTCGGCAACCCCGTCGACGCCACCGCCGCAGTTACGGAGGAGCAGCTCACGGACTGCGTGGACCGAACAATGCGGCATCCGGGCATCGATGCCGTACTGCTGGCCCTCGTTCCCACCGCGGTGGCCGAGGCGACCGGTGACGACCTGATCCGGTCCCTCACCGACGCTCTCGGACACCGCGGACGTCCGGTGGCCGCCGTACGTCTCGAACAGGACCTGCCCGTCAGGCTGCTGCCCGCCGCCGACGGCGGCACCATCCCCTCGTACGCCGAGCCCGGGGCGGCGGCAAGGGCGTTGGCGCACGCGGCCCGCCGTTCGGCTTGGCTGAACCGCCCGGAGGGGACGATCCCGACACTGGACCAGGTCGATTCGGCCCGCGCGCACGCTGTCGCCGAGGCGTACCTGACCGCGCACGCGGACGGCGGCTGGCTCGACCCGCGTACGTGCGCCGAACTGCTCGCCTGCTACGGCATCCCGCAACTGCCCTGGGCGTGGGCCGAGACCGAGGACGACGCGGTCCTGGCCGCCGAGCGGCTGCGCGGTGCTGATGGCCGGGTGGTCCTGAAGGCGCACTGGCCGGGCCTGCTCCACAAGAGTGAACAGCGCGCCGTTCATCTCGATCTCCAGGGTGATGCGCAGGTGCGTGCCGCCTTCCGCGACTTCGAGACCCGGTTCGCCGGACTCATGACCGGAGCGGTGGTCCAGCCGCTCGCCGCGCGCGGCACCGAACTGTTCGCGGGCGTGGTGCAGGACCAAGTCTTCGGCCCCCTCGTCCTCTTCGGGCTCGGCGGCACCGCGACCGAGGTCCTCGCCGACCATGCCGCACGGCTCGCACCGCTGACTGATCACGACGTACACGACCTGATCACCGCACCTCGCTGTGCCCCGCTGCTGTTCGGCACGCACGGCGGCAGACCGGTCGACCTCGAAGGCCTCGAACAACTGCTCCTGCGCCTGTCCCGGATGGCGAGCGACCTGCCGCAACTCGCCGAAGCCGACTTCAATCCCGTGCTCGCGACACCCGGCGAGGTCACCGTGCTGGACGCACGCGTGCGCCTGCTGCCAAGCCTGCCCCGGGATCCCTACCTGCGCCGACTGCGCTGA
- a CDS encoding flavodoxin domain-containing protein, whose translation MLNKVLVAYGTTNGSTAQIAEAIADVLRGEGLTVEAMPARSVTNLESFDVVVVGGGLYAGRWHKDARRFVRRYARELAERPLWLFSSGPLDASASEREIPPVPGVRRTMIRLDVEEHVTFGGCLGEGAKGFIARKIVSFGKGGDFRDFDQMRAGTSATSTGSRRGRHG comes from the coding sequence ATGCTGAACAAGGTGCTGGTCGCCTACGGAACGACGAACGGGTCGACCGCGCAGATCGCGGAGGCCATTGCCGACGTCCTGCGCGGGGAGGGACTGACGGTCGAGGCGATGCCTGCCCGATCCGTCACAAATCTGGAGTCCTTCGACGTCGTGGTGGTCGGCGGTGGCCTGTACGCGGGGCGCTGGCACAAGGACGCACGGCGCTTCGTCCGGCGATACGCCCGCGAGTTGGCCGAGCGTCCGCTGTGGCTCTTCAGCAGCGGGCCCCTCGACGCCTCGGCCTCGGAACGCGAGATCCCACCCGTTCCAGGTGTCCGCCGGACCATGATCCGGCTCGACGTCGAGGAACATGTCACGTTCGGCGGCTGCCTGGGGGAGGGGGCCAAGGGATTCATCGCCCGGAAGATTGTCTCCTTCGGGAAGGGCGGGGACTTTCGCGACTTCGATCAGATGAGGGCGGGGACTTCCGCGACTTCGACCGGATCGAGACGTGGGCGGCACGGATAG
- a CDS encoding STAS domain-containing protein, with protein sequence MSDILIRSTPLPTERTAGGTAVVTVRGEIDLLTTPGLAARLDRLTAGPCPDLVVDLRPVSFMDCAGLGVLCRARNRVSARHGRLRLVTDSTGFRRILRHVDLAGVFEVLPCLPEGVAETPTTDADEATAGRPHSLGGGSVGPLRGPGRTATGAAALPHGPSMSQCSADYQVDA encoded by the coding sequence ATGTCCGACATCCTCATCAGGTCCACCCCGCTTCCCACGGAGCGCACCGCCGGCGGGACCGCCGTCGTGACAGTGCGAGGCGAGATCGACCTGCTCACTACACCAGGACTGGCGGCACGCCTCGACAGGCTGACCGCCGGTCCCTGCCCCGACCTGGTCGTGGACCTGCGTCCGGTGTCCTTCATGGACTGTGCCGGGCTGGGGGTCCTGTGCCGGGCTCGGAACCGGGTCTCAGCACGGCACGGCCGACTCCGCCTGGTCACCGACAGCACCGGTTTCCGGCGGATCCTCCGACATGTCGATCTGGCAGGAGTCTTCGAAGTGCTCCCGTGCCTGCCCGAGGGCGTGGCCGAAACGCCGACCACGGACGCCGACGAAGCCACGGCGGGCCGACCGCACTCGCTCGGTGGAGGATCCGTTGGTCCCCTCCGAGGGCCAGGGCGAACAGCGACCGGCGCTGCTGCTTTGCCTCACGGTCCGTCCATGTCACAGTGCTCCGCCGACTATCAGGTTGATGCTTGA
- a CDS encoding zinc-dependent alcohol dehydrogenase family protein, with translation MKGYVFHGPGQSAWEDVPDPGIKEATDAIVRVDAVTICGTDLHILKGDVPEVRPGTVLGHEAVGEIVEVGGDVRTVRPGDRVLVSCITACGRCQYCREGAYGQCRGGGGWILGHLIDGTQAEYVRVPYADLSVHPLPGALDSKDAVLLADIFPTAYEVGVLNGHVRPGDTVAVVGAGPIGLAAIATARLFAPERIIAVDLAAARLDAARELGADAVVDAREDPEQLIADLTDGLGADVAVEAVGVPETFELCTRIVRPGGHVANVGVHGRPATLHLEDLWIKNVTITTGLVDTYSTPNLLRMAAAGRLPTERLVTHTFPLPHMEEAYDVFAKAADTGAIKVVLGEEQHEELVPAGTA, from the coding sequence ATGAAGGGCTATGTCTTCCACGGCCCCGGACAGTCGGCTTGGGAGGATGTCCCGGATCCCGGCATCAAGGAAGCGACCGACGCGATCGTGCGTGTCGACGCCGTCACCATCTGCGGTACGGACCTACACATCCTCAAGGGCGACGTCCCCGAGGTGCGCCCGGGCACCGTGCTGGGCCACGAGGCGGTCGGCGAGATCGTCGAGGTCGGCGGTGACGTGCGGACCGTGCGGCCTGGGGACCGGGTGCTGGTCTCCTGCATAACCGCTTGTGGTCGCTGCCAGTACTGCCGGGAGGGTGCGTACGGGCAGTGCCGGGGCGGCGGAGGCTGGATCCTCGGCCACCTGATCGACGGCACCCAGGCCGAGTACGTCCGCGTGCCGTACGCCGACCTGTCCGTGCACCCACTGCCCGGCGCCCTGGACAGCAAGGACGCCGTGCTGTTGGCCGACATCTTCCCGACCGCGTACGAGGTGGGCGTGCTGAACGGGCACGTACGGCCCGGGGACACCGTCGCCGTCGTGGGCGCCGGTCCCATCGGCCTCGCGGCCATCGCCACGGCTCGGCTGTTCGCGCCGGAGCGGATCATCGCCGTGGACCTCGCGGCCGCACGGCTGGACGCCGCCAGGGAACTCGGCGCGGACGCGGTGGTGGACGCTCGGGAGGACCCCGAGCAGCTGATCGCGGATCTCACCGACGGACTGGGCGCGGACGTGGCCGTCGAGGCCGTCGGCGTTCCGGAGACCTTCGAGCTGTGCACGCGCATCGTGCGACCTGGTGGTCACGTGGCCAACGTCGGCGTGCACGGGAGGCCCGCGACCCTTCACCTGGAAGACCTGTGGATCAAGAACGTGACGATCACCACTGGCCTGGTGGACACGTACTCCACCCCCAATCTGCTGCGGATGGCGGCCGCCGGCCGGCTGCCCACCGAACGGCTGGTCACGCACACCTTCCCGCTGCCCCACATGGAGGAGGCATACGACGTCTTCGCCAAGGCGGCCGACACGGGTGCGATCAAGGTCGTGCTCGGCGAGGAACAACACGAGGAGCTCGTTCCGGCAGGGACGGCCTGA
- a CDS encoding 6-phosphofructokinase translates to MKVGVLTGGGDCPGLNAVIRSVVRKGVQEYAADFVGVRDGWLGLLQDAVMPLDISNVRGILPRGGTILGSSRTNPFKHEDGLRRVQDTLAAHDVDALVVIGGEDTLGVATELSRQGIRLVGVPKTIDNDVSGTDYTFGFNTAVGIATEAIDRLHTTAESHMRALVVEVMGRHSGWIALHAGIAGGANVILIPERPFDIDQVCEQVKSRFKINYAPIIVVAEGAVPREGQMVLKDRSLDEFGHVRLSGIGEWLAQEISERTGKDARTTVLGHIQRGGTPSSFDRWLATRFGLHAIDAVKDGDFGVMVALQGTRIVRLPLADATEKTKLVDPSLYDEFEVFFG, encoded by the coding sequence ATGAAGGTCGGAGTACTGACCGGTGGCGGTGACTGCCCGGGCCTCAACGCCGTGATCCGCAGTGTCGTCCGCAAAGGCGTCCAGGAATACGCCGCCGACTTCGTCGGCGTGCGGGACGGCTGGCTCGGTTTGCTCCAGGATGCTGTCATGCCGCTGGACATCTCCAACGTGCGGGGAATTCTTCCTCGCGGCGGGACCATCCTCGGCTCCTCCCGCACCAACCCGTTCAAGCACGAGGACGGGCTGCGACGCGTGCAGGACACCCTTGCCGCGCACGACGTGGACGCGCTCGTAGTGATCGGCGGCGAGGACACGCTCGGCGTGGCCACAGAGCTGAGCCGGCAGGGGATCCGGCTGGTGGGCGTACCGAAGACCATCGACAACGACGTCTCCGGCACGGACTACACCTTCGGCTTCAACACAGCCGTCGGTATCGCGACCGAGGCCATCGACCGGCTCCACACCACTGCCGAGTCACACATGCGCGCCCTTGTGGTGGAGGTGATGGGGCGGCACTCTGGGTGGATCGCCCTGCACGCAGGCATCGCGGGCGGAGCCAACGTGATCCTCATACCGGAGCGCCCGTTTGACATCGATCAGGTCTGTGAGCAGGTGAAGAGCCGGTTCAAGATCAACTATGCGCCGATCATCGTCGTGGCCGAAGGAGCTGTTCCCAGAGAGGGACAGATGGTCCTCAAGGATCGGTCGCTGGACGAGTTCGGCCACGTGCGGCTGTCCGGCATCGGCGAATGGCTGGCCCAGGAGATCTCGGAACGCACCGGCAAGGATGCCCGCACCACGGTGCTGGGTCACATCCAGCGAGGCGGCACCCCGAGCTCTTTCGACCGGTGGCTGGCCACGCGCTTCGGGCTGCACGCCATCGACGCGGTTAAGGACGGTGACTTCGGCGTCATGGTCGCCCTGCAGGGCACCCGCATCGTCCGTCTGCCCCTCGCCGATGCCACAGAGAAGACCAAGCTGGTTGATCCGTCCCTGTACGACGAGTTCGAGGTGTTCTTCGGCTGA
- a CDS encoding universal stress protein gives MNHPVLVGIDGSAHSSAAADWAGREAALRDVPLRLFHASPPLPGATVPGPALDRLKHMGTRVLRQVADALGDLHPDVEVRAEQTDDAPPEALLAAARDAELLVVGTRGTGGFDGLAVGSVALRMAAAAPCPVVLIPHRPGPFREVMHAARGVSPVVVGFDAHHPVGEAADFAFSAAEARGALLRVVQAWAFPAEAVSPQTLVVTEEDRATWEDQEVLRLSDAVCAWQEKHPRVTARTDVVLLHPAEALLNASRSADLLVVGRRTDPQGAEGRLGPVTHAVLHHARCPVAVVPHAG, from the coding sequence ATGAATCACCCTGTGCTGGTGGGTATCGACGGGTCCGCGCATAGCTCGGCGGCGGCCGACTGGGCCGGGCGGGAGGCCGCGCTGCGCGACGTTCCGCTGCGCCTGTTCCACGCCTCTCCACCGCTTCCGGGAGCGACCGTACCGGGCCCGGCCCTGGACAGGCTAAAGCACATGGGTACGCGGGTGCTCCGGCAGGTGGCCGACGCCCTCGGCGACCTCCACCCGGATGTCGAGGTGCGGGCCGAGCAAACTGATGACGCCCCGCCTGAGGCTCTCCTCGCCGCGGCCCGCGATGCCGAGCTCCTCGTCGTCGGCACACGGGGGACGGGCGGTTTCGACGGTCTCGCGGTCGGCTCGGTGGCCCTGCGGATGGCGGCTGCAGCCCCGTGCCCCGTCGTGTTGATTCCCCACCGGCCCGGCCCCTTCAGAGAAGTGATGCACGCGGCACGCGGTGTTTCCCCGGTCGTGGTGGGGTTCGACGCGCATCACCCGGTGGGTGAGGCGGCGGACTTCGCGTTCTCGGCCGCGGAGGCACGCGGAGCACTCCTCCGGGTGGTGCAGGCATGGGCGTTTCCTGCCGAGGCCGTCTCTCCGCAGACGCTGGTGGTGACCGAGGAGGACCGGGCCACATGGGAGGACCAGGAGGTCTTGCGGCTCTCCGACGCGGTGTGCGCATGGCAGGAGAAGCACCCCCGTGTGACGGCCCGTACCGATGTCGTACTGCTCCATCCCGCGGAAGCGCTCTTGAACGCGTCGCGGAGTGCGGACCTGCTCGTCGTGGGGCGCCGCACCGATCCCCAGGGGGCCGAAGGCCGCCTGGGCCCGGTCACGCACGCCGTACTACACCACGCTCGCTGCCCGGTGGCAGTCGTCCCGCACGCCGGATAG
- a CDS encoding IS110 family transposase — MIYCGIDWAERTHDVALVDDDGTLLAKRHITDDATGYKILLDLLAEHGDTEDNPIPVAIETSRGLLVAVLRTGKRQVYAINPMAAARYRDRHAVTRKKSDPGDALVLANILRTDMHAHRPLPQDSDLARAIAVLARAQQDAVWNRQQLANQLRSLLREYFPAALDAYPHWQNGLCRPETRVLLELAPTPSRAARLSLAQLRSALKRAGRQRGIDADAERIREVLRAEYAHQPPLVEDALGKQMLALLRQLSAACIAADQLAEAVEEAFPQHPDAEIILSFPGLGTQLGARILAEIGDDHTRFTTARGMKAYAGASPITRASGKKSSITRRWVKNDRLNHTGYLWAFAALTASTGAKAHYDRRREAGDWHAAAQRNLFNKMIGQLYHCLQKHILFDQNLAFPTQLLEAA, encoded by the coding sequence TTGATCTACTGCGGCATTGACTGGGCCGAGAGGACGCACGACGTCGCCCTGGTCGACGACGACGGCACGCTCCTGGCCAAACGCCACATCACAGACGACGCGACCGGCTACAAGATCCTTCTGGATTTGCTCGCCGAGCACGGCGACACCGAGGACAACCCGATCCCGGTCGCCATCGAGACCTCCCGCGGTCTGCTCGTCGCGGTCCTGCGCACTGGCAAGCGCCAGGTCTACGCCATCAACCCGATGGCCGCCGCACGCTACCGCGACCGCCACGCGGTCACACGGAAGAAGTCCGACCCTGGCGACGCCCTCGTCCTGGCGAACATCCTCCGCACCGATATGCACGCCCACCGGCCGTTGCCCCAGGACAGCGATCTCGCCCGCGCCATCGCTGTCCTCGCCCGCGCCCAGCAGGACGCCGTCTGGAACCGGCAGCAGCTCGCCAACCAGCTCCGCTCGCTCCTGCGCGAGTACTTCCCCGCCGCCCTCGACGCCTACCCGCACTGGCAGAACGGTCTCTGCCGCCCCGAGACCCGCGTCCTGCTGGAGCTCGCCCCCACCCCCTCGCGGGCTGCCCGGCTGTCGCTTGCGCAACTGCGCTCGGCGCTCAAGCGTGCCGGCCGCCAGCGCGGGATCGATGCCGACGCCGAGCGCATCCGCGAGGTCCTGCGGGCCGAATACGCGCACCAGCCACCGTTGGTCGAGGACGCGCTCGGCAAGCAGATGCTCGCCCTGCTGCGGCAGCTCAGCGCCGCCTGCATCGCCGCCGACCAGCTCGCCGAGGCGGTGGAAGAGGCTTTCCCTCAGCACCCGGACGCCGAGATCATCCTGAGCTTCCCCGGACTCGGAACCCAGCTCGGCGCCCGGATCCTCGCTGAGATCGGGGACGATCACACCCGCTTCACCACCGCCCGCGGCATGAAGGCCTACGCCGGCGCATCCCCGATCACCAGGGCCTCCGGGAAGAAGTCCAGCATCACCAGACGCTGGGTGAAGAACGACCGGCTCAACCACACCGGATACCTCTGGGCCTTCGCAGCCCTGACCGCTTCTACCGGGGCCAAGGCGCACTACGACCGACGCCGCGAGGCCGGGGACTGGCACGCCGCCGCTCAGAGAAACCTTTTCAACAAGATGATCGGCCAGCTCTACCACTGCCTCCAGAAACACATCCTGTTCGACCAGAACCTCGCCTTCCCCACACAACTTCTCGAAGCTGCTTGA
- a CDS encoding VOC family protein has product MGTKWSLTIDCAYPGKLAAFWALALGYEEKPAPAGFGSWEEWFSHHEVPEDEWDDGAYLSDPDGVGPTLSFLKVPEPKVAKNRLHIDVQVGGGRETPWEVRWPRVVEAVERLTAAGATVVREDELQGRPDHVVMADPEGNEFCLV; this is encoded by the coding sequence ATGGGGACCAAGTGGAGCTTGACGATCGACTGCGCGTACCCGGGGAAGCTGGCCGCGTTCTGGGCGCTGGCGTTGGGCTACGAGGAGAAGCCCGCGCCCGCAGGGTTCGGGAGCTGGGAGGAGTGGTTCTCGCATCATGAGGTTCCGGAGGACGAGTGGGATGACGGGGCGTACCTCTCAGATCCTGACGGCGTGGGCCCTACCTTGTCCTTCCTGAAGGTGCCGGAGCCGAAGGTGGCGAAGAACCGGCTGCATATCGACGTGCAAGTTGGTGGCGGCCGTGAAACCCCGTGGGAGGTGCGCTGGCCGCGCGTGGTCGAGGCGGTGGAGCGGTTGACCGCTGCGGGCGCGACCGTGGTCCGCGAGGACGAGTTGCAGGGCAGGCCGGATCACGTGGTGATGGCAGACCCGGAAGGTAACGAGTTTTGCCTGGTCTGA
- a CDS encoding helix-turn-helix domain-containing protein: MAALVAGRTREDVAAVFQVSLKAMDNWWAKWLTGGLEALVA; this comes from the coding sequence GTGGCCGCACTGGTGGCGGGCCGGACTCGCGAGGATGTCGCGGCGGTCTTCCAGGTCTCGCTCAAGGCGATGGACAACTGGTGGGCGAAGTGGCTGACCGGCGGGCTTGAAGCGCTGGTGGCCTAG
- a CDS encoding VOC family protein, producing MPVTGPDFISLQARDLDASRAFYEQYLGLVRSPAGPPHAVVFETKPIAFALREIVPGTDLASVAQPGIGAAIWLHATDVQAIHDALVADGHTIVSGPIDGPFGRTFTFADPDGYQITLHDRT from the coding sequence ATGCCCGTCACCGGTCCCGACTTCATTTCCCTCCAGGCGCGCGACCTCGACGCCTCACGGGCGTTCTACGAGCAGTACCTGGGCCTCGTCCGCTCGCCGGCCGGCCCCCCGCACGCCGTGGTCTTCGAGACGAAGCCGATCGCGTTCGCACTGCGCGAAATCGTTCCCGGCACCGATCTCGCATCCGTCGCCCAGCCCGGCATCGGCGCCGCGATCTGGCTCCACGCCACCGATGTCCAGGCCATTCACGACGCCCTCGTCGCCGACGGTCACACCATCGTCTCCGGGCCGATCGACGGCCCCTTCGGCCGGACCTTCACCTTCGCCGACCCCGACGGCTACCAGATCACTCTGCACGACCGCACCTGA
- a CDS encoding MarR family winged helix-turn-helix transcriptional regulator yields the protein MNQDGVDLETSLGYLLKEASSVLRAAMEEVLRPLGMNVTHYSCLELLAQRPGLSNSELARGAFVTRQSMNVLLQALERDGYVTRPAEAPVGKALPARLTPRGRRSLEKATVAVRSVEVRMLAGMTETEQSEAFRILRSMIHSLRDGDSDGDSDGGA from the coding sequence ATGAATCAAGACGGTGTGGACCTGGAGACGTCGCTGGGCTACCTGTTGAAGGAGGCGTCGAGCGTCCTGCGCGCGGCCATGGAGGAGGTGCTGCGGCCGCTCGGGATGAACGTGACGCACTACTCCTGTCTCGAACTGCTGGCCCAGCGACCGGGCCTGTCGAACTCCGAACTCGCGCGGGGCGCGTTCGTGACGCGGCAGTCGATGAACGTGCTGCTCCAGGCCCTGGAACGGGACGGCTACGTGACCAGGCCCGCGGAGGCGCCCGTCGGGAAGGCTCTCCCCGCACGGCTCACGCCGCGCGGCCGACGGAGCCTGGAGAAGGCGACCGTGGCGGTCCGGTCGGTCGAGGTCAGGATGCTGGCCGGGATGACCGAGACCGAGCAGTCGGAGGCGTTCCGCATCCTGCGGAGCATGATCCATTCCCTGCGCGACGGCGACAGCGACGGCGACAGCGACGGTGGTGCGTAG